ACGCTGCAAAATTAGATTTCATTTCCCGGTGATGGATCCATCCAAGCGCAGGATTTTGAGCGGCTACGGAACTTCCACAACGGATAATATCCCTATCCGAAAAGACCAAGCCTGGCCACGAACGCCTGCTCTGCCCGATCTCctcttcatcttttcttatcCTCAGGTACGAGCCAAAAATAAATCGGCAACCCTTTTCACAGCAGATAGCGTGGAGAAGGCTTGTCAGTGtgaaaaaaaagacaaactGAGCTCCTTACTACTCTCCTGATAATTCTGCAATTAATCCGTGTACAATTATCTCTGCTTCTTAGCTGATAATCATGATCACCATTTTCCTTTCTGAAGGATGAATTGTATTTAGTCTCATTACTGCAagtatttccttttcttctcctttgagcttttgaaccatagatcaacaactTTAACATTTATACAGTATGTAATAGATTAGCGAGAGGAACTCGATCGCCATTTGCACCATCGACCATGTCATTTACAGTTGACACTCTACAGAAGCATAACCTGTATATGAACATGTCAAGATTACTTTTAGCTAGCTTCCAAGCAGCCGAAAATGACGCGCATGCTTTCAGATATGCAAGGTCTCCGTCTGCAGCACGATTTTTTCAGCCCCATCGGACCAACCACTGCTCATAAGAAAGTAGCTAGAGCTTGCCATTCTGCTCAGACTTTGGCAGCGGCAGCTGGGATTGTGCTCTCCTGCTGCCGATCTCCAAGCATCTGTCCGACCGCACGGTTGCTGTGCCGAAGGTTGATATCTAGTTGTCAATAGCTACCTCTCAAGTTCAGGCGCAAGGTTAGTCTGATTTACCTTCTGGTCGAAGCTTAATTTCCCCTCCTCCAGGCCGTGCATTCATGCATAATCGATCGTGTGCATTTTGTTAGGATCCGTCTCTCGCTCTGCAGCACCTTATTTTCGTACAAGTATTCTTCAGAAATAACAAAGAGATTTGTCGCTCCCTTTGCAGCagcttcttttattttattgccCCTCTTTCTAAGCAGTGGTTTTTCTCCTTAATTGAAACATAACAAAATCTTTCGGTTTCTGATTGGTTATAGTCAAGCATCAGTGTATTTTCTTGTTCATTAGTTTCTCATGCATCCattattttatttcattattAAAAAGTCTGTCATCCATTGCTGCTCTCGAGGGCTGGCCTCATGATCAATAGTTTCCTTTGTAAGCTTGAAACATCACTTTTTGGCTCAATCAATCCAGATGACTGAATATCACATGTGATCTAGAATccaatctttttcttcttcaactTGAAAACTATGGTAGTCTGAGAACGCTCGTCGACTTAGCATGCTACTATATGTACGCACAAGAAAAATTAGGAGGAACATTAAGCACAAAAGAAACTTCTTTgattgaaaaagagagagagagagagtcgagACTACGCTGCAGGAGATGCATATCTTTGGTTTTTGTTTCATAGAAAACTGGGACATTTGAACCTAATTCTCAACAAGACGTAGCTAGCTTCTTCAATTCGTATCATTTGAAGATAATACAGCTCTCAAGCACAATACTGCATGCATGAGAGATATAATACTATAACTAACACCGATAAGTAGGCCCCCACATTTGCTCTCCACCACCTATAGCGGAgtcccccgcccccccccccccccagccccCACAGCTCCTGATCCGTTGCCTTTGCTTGGgagctaaaaaaaaattagattttttgGGATTTGTTAACTCGATCCCACTGTATTTTTTTACACGTCTACTAGATAAACGGTTTCTCCTCAGGTCTACTACACTGATCGGCCTGTTTCTCTCTTTAGAAACGTACGCCTGCACGTTGCATGCATCGTAATCTACTAGCCATTGCTGGAACACGTTCAGATCATTCGTTATTTGCAACTCGTGACCTAAAATTTCTACATGCATGCAGCTAGAACGCCGAGCAGGCGAGAGGAAACCATCGGTCACAAGCTAGCTAGCAATTCAACCAATGGACAACCAGCAGCTGTCCTACTCCACCGGCCAAACCCCTGCCACCGGCAGAGCCCCGGTGCCCGGCGTGCCTGGCGCGGCCGACCCGCCGCCGGTGCCGCTCCACCACCtgctccagcagcagcaggcccaGCTGCAGGCGTTTTGGGCATACCAGCGGCGGGAGGCGGAGCGCGCGTCGGCTTCGGACTTCAAGAACCACCAGCTGCCGCTGGCCCGGATCAAGAAGATCATGAAGGCCGACGAGGACGTGCGCATGATCTCCGCGGAGGCGCCCGTGCTGTTCGCCAAGGCCTGCGAGCTCTTCATCCTCGAGCTCACCATCCGCTCCTGGCTGCACGCCGAGGAGAACAAGCGCCGCACCCTGCAGCGCAAcgacgtcgccgccgccatcgcacGCACCGACGTCTTCGACTTCCTCGTCGACATCGTGCCTCGcgaggaggccaaggaggagccCGGCAGCGCCGCCCTCGGGTTCGCCGCGGCCGGGGGTGGCGCCGTTGGGGCTGGCGCGGAGGCCGGGGCGCCCGTGGCCGGGATGCCGTACTACTATCCGCCAATGGGGCAGCCGGCGCCGATGATGCCGGCATGGCATGTTCCCGAGTGGGACCCAGCATGGCAGCAAGGCGCGGCGGATGTCGATCAGAGCGGCAGCTTCAGCGAGGAAGGACAGGGTTTTGCAGCAGGCCATGGCGGTGCAGCTAGCTTCTCTCGTGCACCTCCGAGCTCCGAGCTGAGTGAGCGGCGCTCCTAGGTGCTGCCTTAGCTACATGCTTGCAATGCATGTCGTTCATTGTGTCGCGTTGTCTACCAAACATGGCGATGGAGCTACGTACGTACAGAACGAATAAGTGACGTAATTTGTACATGCACTTGATGTGCTGATTAATCAAAGACTAACGAGCATTTAATAAATGCTAATAGACAACGATGAACCTTGTATGTCAAATGTTCCTGATGCAAAAGATATGGAATGAACTCAGCTATAAGACCAGAGGATTTCAACGACATTTAAACGCCGAGTGGCCTATTGAGCAGCTCGTATTTACAAAGTCAGAGACGCAAGTATTCTTGTCCAACCACGACCTCTTATGTGCAGCATAAAACTCAATAGCAATCAACTCCATTCACTTAGTACTATTTGGTAGAACTCAAGCTTCAATATCTATATGATTTAGAGTTTGtcgataaaataaaataatttaaatttctattttaatctaaaataagaATAATGTGTATTAATCAAATATCCTTAATCTATCCATAACTCTAGCTCCAAAATTTTCTAAGCTAGAGATgacaactttaaaaaaatttagaactaAAACTCCACCAAATAAATCCTTATTACTATACACCAATCAATTAACCTAAAAAGTCTAATCTACTTCGATAAGGAAAGACGGATACTCCCCCTCAACACCTCCTCCAAATCTAAACGTAGAATAGAAGTAGGCTACATCTGTCAGGACTCAAAGTCAAAACTCTACCGTTTGCCAATCAATCAGTTGGAACACAATCGTATGGGTCACAATGTAATTTGCAGACTTCGCAATAGTTTTGCCATTTGCACCAGATACACTCGCATACACGTCATACTCTACGGCCCATGTCCCTCATCATCCACAAGAAAGAAACATGTGGTCCAAAACTCCCCTCTTCCCTCCGCTCGGATACGCCGCCGTCCTCCGGACCCAAACCAGACACCGCGGCCCAAGAGCAATCAGAACGCCGCCCCGCAGCCAACGCGTGACGCAGCCATGGCCACCTCCGCCTCGCCGCTCACCACGCTCCATTCCTCCGTCCGCTCCTCCACTCCTTCCTCGCCCTACATGGCGGCGCTGCCCCGGCGGCGAAGGCCCGGGGCGCGGTACCCTCGCATCCAGGCCGAGCTCGACCAGAACACGGTACGCCATGCGTTCGCGGCTCGACCTAGATCCTTTTGTTCGCGCGGAGTTCGACTAACGCGCGGCTTCTTTTGTGGCTCCAGATCGTGGCCATATCGGTCGGCGTCGTCAGTATCGCCGTCGGGATAGGCGTCCCGGTGTTCTACGAGACGCAAATCGACAATGCTGTGAGTCCTTTGCTCCCTGGTTCTTGTTTTGTAACGAATCGTCTCCCGTCCACACGAGGGCGTTGAGCAATTAAGTGTGGTGAAGTTAATACAGAGGTTACCAGTATCTTAGAAACTGGTTGGCTAAAACTGAAAGAACCAAGCCAATTCTGATTATGTACTTCTAAATGATGGGAGATTGCAACTTTGCCTTTTGTTGATGCAGGCAAAGAGGGACAACACACAGCCGTGCTTCCCCTGCAGCGGCTCCGGCGCGCGTATGTGATGATTATGCCCCTTAGATTGATGCTTAGTTTGCTCATTTCTTTTAAGTTACTGTTCAACTAATATGGTTTAGTTTAATTGGCAATTTGAGGACACCCTTCAGGGCTAGTGGTAGAACACAAAGTTGGGGGGTGGTTGAGGTCATGAATTTAAATCCATACTCttcttctctaaaaaaaaaaagaatgcatgCTTGTTCCTCTTCTTTGTATTCTCGTTCTGCAATTGGGATTTTTACATCAGGCTCAACATTTCAACTATACTTTTGCAAAACATTAGTAGAAGGACTTGGCTGAAAAACCATGTGTGACATTTGCAAAGTCAGGAAATCGGAACTTGAGTTGCAGTTATGCTTTATTGCTACAATCTTCATCATTCTCAAATATACAATGTTTCCAGCTAAGCTTTTGTGATCTACTAAGGTATGACAGTGTTGGGGCAAAAGGCAGTTTATTCTTTGACTTAATGAGGAAAAATGACACTTCAACTAAGTTTTTTTGGTAGCAAAGCTGTTAATGAGCATCATGATTCATGGCAAATGGCTAAGGCAAACACTAACCTATTTGGAGTCGCAATATCAATTAATGTTGTAAACCAAAAGGACTAAAAAATTTCCTATATGAACTCAACAAACTAGTCATATTGCAAACCAAAAGGGCTAAAAAGTTTCCTATATGAACTCAACAAACTAGTCATGATGGAATTATATGACTGCTTGGGCATGCAATGCATACTGCAAATAGTAGTACTATTTAgggcatgtttatttttttattgtgattctaACAATCCAGATTTTGATTCTCACAATTTAGAATctggattgttagaatctggAATGtataatctgaaacaaacaacACTAGATTATTAGaatctctcctcttctctctccccacAGCACGCAGGAGCCGACCGCCATGTGGCTGAGCTCGCTTAGAGCTGCGCCAATGCCGTTCGTACACCGTGAGCCGCCCCAGCTCGCCTCCTCTCGCTGTCTTGTGGCCTTGGCCTTGACaccgtcgccgttcgccgtcgatCACCTTGGCCAAAATGGCTCTGCTCTCTCTCCATTCTCTCCCTTGTCCGGTACGAGACTGGGAGGGAGCCCCCTCAACCGTTGTTGTCGGCGTCgtaggcggcggtggcggcggagcagCCTCCTACTTCCCATGACACGCGCCCTCTAACACAGGCTCCAAGCTCGGACCTCGCTTGCTTGAGCCAGCCGCCGATCTCGACGAGCGATGAGGCGACCACGGTTGGGAGGTCGACGCTACCGCTGCCACCGTGCACCCCGCCAACGAAGGGGACGACCGGAAGGTTGAGTTCGAAGGGAGCTATGAGCTTGGGCAGCAGCGCCGGCGGCAACCACCCGATGCCTCGAGTGAGATCTCCATGGATCTGAGCCCCCGAGCCCCTTGGGGCTTCGAGGGGGGAGGGAAGAGGATTCGAGAAGTGAAGAGGAAGCGGCAAAGATGAACGGCGATAACAGTGGTGGTCTGGTGGGAGACTAGGTACCGTCGTCGTTCGCCAACGAGTGAAGCTCAGGAGAGAAAGAGGGGAAAGAAGctcgggagagagaggagaaagaagcaAAACGTTATGTTTGTAATGTCAATGGTGGGTAAATATGCGCCATAATCTGATAGAAGCAGTATTTTcttggattgtggattgtggcACAATCTAGCCTCAAACTGTGGATTGTAAAATCAGTCTGTTTGTTTTCGATTCTAATTTTAAAAGCTAGAATCCacaatcacaataaaaaacaaacagacccttaaatGTGCTGATTCTCCTTTTGTTTCTTTGTGACAGCATATAGTAGATTGGAATATTAAACAGAAATCGTTGATTTTCCAGAGGTATGCAGATTTTGCAGCGGAAAGGGCAATGTTACTGTTGTGATTGGTGGAGGCGAGACTGAAGTATCACAGTGTGTCAACTGTGAGGGTATCGGCTCCTTGACATGCACCACATGCCAGGGCACTGGAATTCAACCACGTTATCTTGATCGCAGGTAATATGTTTTTTCTGCAAAGCTCTTGCATATGTGCCTCCGTGTTCCCTTTTTATGATTGctagcatcatcatcatgttAACGACTTCTGAGCACCAAGCACCATTGTTGAATTACGAAAATAATACTTCACATGTCTTAATAGATGAAGCATAATCACACCTTTATGTAGAGATGGCAAATTTGCTTATCACATCTAGCTCATATTGTTTGACTGGTGATACAGGAACGTAACGTGTGGGGACATTATTCCTTTGATACTTGCCCATGAGAAGAGAAAGATCCTATTAGCTCTTTTTCTTATATTGTCAAGATTTTGGCTAAATGTTGTTCCTAAATCTAGTAGATAAGATGAAACTCTGACAAGGAGATGTCTGAtgttttttccccctttttctgTGGATGGCTGATCAGGGAGTTCAAGGATGACGATTGAAGGTTTGGTTACTGGCAAGTGATGGTATGTCCAGGATGTACCTTTACTGCCTGATCCGAGGATTCCATGGCATACTGAGCAGAGGTTCACCTATTGTCAGCCATCAGGATCATTCTGATTGTTTTATGTTGTATTATGTCTGTCAATTTTTTGGTAAATATCTATGCAAGTTTCTAAGTCACATGCAAATGATTGCCCCTCCATGTTTCCaaatgaaaggaaaagaaaaacccGGCTACCCCAAGATGATGACTTAAGTTGAAGCGTTGATCATTCTGCAGCGAATGTAAGATACCATGTTCTTTTAATTTTCGGAGCTAGCACCACTGGTCTCACACTCTGACTCTCCATATTGTGCTTGTGCTTAATTATACCTATTGCATTCAAGTGaccaatattttcataatatataggtgtgtgctgattttttttttaaaagaaatcgAGAACAAGTTGTGTTTTGAATTGCTTATGGAGGATGCTTTTAGCAAGAGTAAATATCATTTGTCAGTACGTGAATCTTTTCCATGAGGGGTAAGCATGCGGGAACGGCATGTGTGCCTTAGCTGAATGAACTTTTCTGGAGTAAACTTGAGGAATTGTGTTGATGTCGGTTGTGGCCGCCCAAAAACGTCGCAGCCTCATAGATAGTCGGCGGCCGCACGGCGCAGCCTGCAGTGTTCCATCGACGACACTGCTagtaaaggaaaaagaaaaatgggagAACCAGCGTCCATCAAACGCTTGAAGATTGATGGTGCAGCCATATTTAACCCCATATAGatgaaaaaaacaaataaatagaacggagaaggaaaagaaaagagaaaacaaagtATATTTCCcactttaaaatatttttataaacaaTCATCACTATATAGCATCCACTTCATCTGCCATAGTGGCAAAACTACCTTCAAAATCACCAAATTAAGGTGTTGAATAGACATTCTATTTTCTACGTGAACAAGCACCATTAAACTTCCGGAGTATATGTGTGCTTGTACCATTAAATAGACATTCTATTTAGATGGACCTTTTCCGCTATAAAATCTCTACAGCATTTCACATGCACGTACGGACGTACTTGCGCATGTACGATCTGTATGGCAGCTAACGAAGTCTTGACATCACTCCGAATGTCCACCAGCCCATGTTCCGTCAGTTGTGGAGGCGGTTGTGATGGTGTCAATGTAACGCAAATTTCTACGCACATGTGGTAGAACCGTTCATTTAtaacatcatacatacatacatatatatatatatatatatatatatatatatatatatatatatatatatatatatcttgttaCTAAAGGCGTATCAGTATCGATTTTTAAATTTTCGTGCGTGAATAACGACTGAAAAGctaagaatcggcactgatacatcaatgTCGGTTACagctacgaaccggcactgataatgaatgtatcagtgttggttctagtCACGAACTGACACTAATATATCAGTGTTGATTCTAACCATAAACCCTcactgatagtaagtatcagtGTTGTTTTTAGTCACAAATCGCCACCGATGATGACTACTGTCCATACTCATCTTAGAAAATTCAACTTTTTAACACAAAGTTAGATAGggaaaaattttatataaaaattatacctcTCGATgcgatctacaactttttagttgatttttttaatttgagatcatttatatacccaaataattataacaaaGTTGCAGCAGTAGTCGTTgacagctcacattaaaaaattcataattttttcacacaaAGTCACACGAGGAAAAACTTTATAGGAAAATTATAGCTCtagacgagatctacaactttgtaatcgatcacttttttatttgaagcaataTAGATACGCAAATAAACCAATAAAAACTATTGAATGACCCACACGCAGGATCATAACTAAAGTGTTGGATCTACtgtaaaactagtaggaatca
The nucleotide sequence above comes from Phragmites australis chromosome 4, lpPhrAust1.1, whole genome shotgun sequence. Encoded proteins:
- the LOC133916511 gene encoding nuclear transcription factor Y subunit C-2-like, producing MDNQQLSYSTGQTPATGRAPVPGVPGAADPPPVPLHHLLQQQQAQLQAFWAYQRREAERASASDFKNHQLPLARIKKIMKADEDVRMISAEAPVLFAKACELFILELTIRSWLHAEENKRRTLQRNDVAAAIARTDVFDFLVDIVPREEAKEEPGSAALGFAAAGGGAVGAGAEAGAPVAGMPYYYPPMGQPAPMMPAWHVPEWDPAWQQGAADVDQSGSFSEEGQGFAAGHGGAASFSRAPPSSELSERRS
- the LOC133916512 gene encoding protein disulfide-isomerase LQY1, chloroplastic-like, producing the protein MATSASPLTTLHSSVRSSTPSSPYMAALPRRRRPGARYPRIQAELDQNTIVAISVGVVSIAVGIGVPVFYETQIDNAAKRDNTQPCFPCSGSGAQVCRFCSGKGNVTVVIGGGETEVSQCVNCEGIGSLTCTTCQGTGIQPRYLDRREFKDDD